From Astyanax mexicanus isolate ESR-SI-001 chromosome 13, AstMex3_surface, whole genome shotgun sequence, the proteins below share one genomic window:
- the ncoa6 gene encoding nuclear receptor coactivator 6 isoform X4, protein MAQQRSVSELSCCTESPGVGLTAEHDSALEDGDDVCSDHGDRSPARSPSPRGEEDTTIFVAFKGNLDDADFQEKLDAILNEMPPMLSLGSERLAPQRVEPWNSVRVTFNIPREAAERLRLLAQNNQQQLRDLGILSVQIEGEGPINVAVGQNRGQEVRVNGPMVPPGQMRMDVGFPMQQGPGGMRMNNPAMVPPGPGMAAQGMVPGSSGQMHPRVPRPPTQTDSMDPMLSGLALQQQQQLQHPQAPHGPPNSMGPQGHHMQGMQPNRQLNPAALQQLQQQHQQQAQLAQMGGARVPFNPSNQMPGPAGWNQLPAGVPPPAQGAMGPNWRKGLPPQAQMGQRPPSLASVQTPNHPPPPYPFGSQQAGQVFNTMGQPQQQQQPAGANQFAAPQPKGLQGVAGVVGPRAPPPLPPVSAAQGSLAAKSPGSSSSPFQQGSPGTPPMIGPGQGQLGPRPTTPQGFPQGVGSPGRAVLGQQGNVQQGFIGMPQHGQVPQGGMGGMPKRMPMGFPNVPVGQNFVQGQVTATGAGTPTGGAPQLQNSQGMGHPGAQPSVSAPNHMQPTSIQAAGIGHHGGMAPQPPATSGGSMGQPQASGLQTQMMGIQSQLTTQPGVSSQGQMVQVQAGGQTVLSRPMNQGQRGITPPKQMMPPQGQGMMQGQGQLSGGPGHQALLLQQQQQQQQQQQQQQQQPGQQPQQQQLQQQQQQQQASQQQQQQNVMMEQMVANQMQGNKQAFGPKGQPGVMQGPMMRGPSPNLPGNMVQFQSQQQMTPQQQQQIAQLQQQQQLQQQQQQQLQQQQQQQQQQLQLQHQQPQQQQLQQQQLQQQHQQQMAQQSQQIPINGNPNQALGMHGPQMRLPGHHLVQQQLQQQQLQQKQQQQQQHQQQQHVMQQLQQQQQQQQQQQQAGQPHPHQLGDGSGSTGDLSQQQMLPDMQQQGMMGGPQHMQVGNGHFPGHGMPFNPQFSGQMQMGGPCGQAGGFPVNKDVTLTSPLLVNLLQSDISAGQFGPGGKQGAGGVGANQAKPKKKKPPRKKKPKAGEGPQSADGMGGLDSVSQGMDDVDLPGLGSEQGVGMDSSTPSKLPEFTSRPGFSGQSGDQRVLQQMPIQFMAQQQQQMQQMQQQQLQQQQQLQQQQMQQQQQMQQQQQMQQQQMHMQGMQIPVSQPGTPQSSQGQHQVHPHQLQLQQQQPPQHLQQQQQPPTSQQQQQQHMMMMLKMQHEQAKNRLPLQQGGHPQRSLVNPNDPAQRLPVSQQGNMPVMIHLQGHGGVPPSPDKARGMPIVNPQLGGPARRMPHPDVGQVNPGMPQDDTPGAPNLQDRASMEMASQAGNGGPQNIGNQGPNAHLLKSVPSSLPQQPGASPQQQPPQVTSMASSHNLHFPSAPSSSQSSRPKTPNRASPRPYHHPLTPTNRPPSTEPSEINLSPERLNASIAGLFPPKINIPLPPRQLNQNRGFDQQGLNPTTLKAIGQAPPGLTSLTNNNNSSGNNNVQQVFTSGNMPGTGGKQDKQPGAVQAKRASPSNSRRSSPASNRKAATPSPGRQKGTKNSLTSPPHQQQMASFQAVMSSSSVLSSPTASMPPGVAIDSQQSLNPLQTLPTNAEIMREGQVQVPPQQTEQRQIVQAPRDPFAHRMASPRMPSQEPPKSQENSNALEQQPEEMHQPQNTAQQEHGTVVSPAFRDAPTSLNQLLDNANLPSLPPSMKPPRVSPQASGELVQKESPRPPSVDQESQRNPSTPQSTDGGPHPLPGNEPEQKPRVGSMPSPNLVASSSSSTNLPSSCAVSSISPSPALLSSTTTSTAGLHISSSSSSNPNTKPIVSMPQTVLQRPTSSGPTQPSQITVFVTSNAISSAASTVSAVPPGIVSTVLAVPSKNIRPPEVRQPVSAQNRPPQFITTPVFINPIFQVPASSVPSSTNVVSQPVMVGPIQMSANIQLAHAPISASASVPASVSMATHSPAVSIATSQPGRTMIGQIQVQVPASQASPVSTVLPPPQQSPGASKQESSNSDVSKSSPVGQQSLPPSSSPCTSPPFQQPLTSPAACSSPGVTSAVARRSPLSPATAVKSPLQPVLNKPENHQMQQQSIGQAGKTIDVTPPQAVTPRVVTSEAPPCPQPSSIPVSSAPVAHQPLAAPLPPVSTSAPTQVPIPTPVPIPVSLSSSPAANPSIVTPSPTVVAQASPVTTSPPSTSMPAPSLPPPASVPVVASSPLPPVEQQPSAVTETSLPGPTQTVEPAAEAPSLPEQPAAPQEEQRSGEAAPSVAEQGDTRASAEKAKGPSRRSSRAEKDPEEEMADNGQRKRAVRPGSASSNAGKAAESNTGASPTQAKRRKSK, encoded by the exons gCTCTGAGAGGCTGGCACCTCAGCGAGTGGAGCCGTGGAACAGTGTGAGAGTCACCTTTAACATCCCCAGAGAAGCTGCAGAACGCCTCCGTCTCCTGGCTCAAAACAACCAGCAGCAGCTCCGGGACCTGGGGATTCTCTCCGTGCAGATAGAAG GTGAAGGACCCATTAATGTTGCAGTTGGACAGAACAGAGGTCAGGAAGTTCGAGTGAATGGACCGATGGTGCCGCCCGGCCAGATGAGGATGGATGTTGGCTTTCCCATGCAGCAGGGCCCTG GTGGAATGCGAATGAACAACCCTGCTATGGTACCCCCAGGACCTGGCATGGCTGCCCAGGGTATGGTGCCAGGCAGTAGCGGACAAATGCACCCGAGAGTGCCCAGGCCACCCACACAGACAG ACTCAATGGATCCCATGCTTTCAGGCCTGGCtttgcaacagcagcagcagctccagcatcCACAGGCACCCCATGGTCCACCCAACTCCATGGGCCCGCAAGGTCATCACATGCAGGGCATGCAACCAAATCGACAGCTCAATCCAGCAGCCCTGCAGCAACTTCAGCAGCAACATCAGCAGCAAGCTCAGCTGGCACAAATGGGTGGTGCCCGAGTCCCCTTTAACCCTTCTAACCAGATGCCCGGCCCTGCTGGCTGGAACCAGCTTCCTGCTGGCGTTCCACCACCTGCTCAGGGCGCAATGGGTCCAAACTGGAGAAAAGGTCTCCCTCCACAGGCACAAATGGGTCAGCGTCCTCCATCGTTGGCATCTGTGCAGACGCCAAACCATCCGCCACCTCCGTACCCTTTTGGAAGCCAGCAGGCTGGGCAGGTTTTCAATACCATGGGTCAGccgcagcaacagcagcagccagcGGGGGCAAACCAGTTTGCAGCCCCCCAGCCCAAAGGTCTACAGGGTGTGGCAGGAGTGGTTGGACCAAGGGCACCTCCTCCCCTGCCTCCGGTGTCTGCTGCTCAGGGCAGCCTGGCTGCTAAATCCCCTGGATCATCATCTTCACCATTTCAGCAGGGTTCACCTGGAACTCCACCGATGATCGGACCGGGCCAAGGTCAGCTAGGTCCACGTCCCACGACGCCGCAGGGTTTCCCACAGGGAGTTGGATCTCCGGGAAGGGCTGTGCTGGGCCAGCAGGGTAATGTCCAACAAGGGTTTATCGGCATGCCGCAGCATGGACAGGTTCCTCAAGGCGGGATGGGAG GTATGCCCAAACGAATGCCAATGGGGTTCCCAAATGTTCCTGTGGGTCAGAACTTTGTGCAGGGACAGGTTACAGCTACTGGAGCAGGAACCCCCACAGGCGGTGCACCTCAGCTTCAGAATAGCCAAGGCATGGGACACCCAG GAGCTCAACCTTCAGTCTCGGCACCGAACCACATGCAGCCCACTTCCATACAAGCTGCTGGGATTGGTCATCATGGTGGAATGGCTCCTCAACCTCCAGCCACTTCAGGTGGCAGTATGGGGCAGCCTCAGGCTTCGGGCCTACAGACCCAAATGATGGGCATTCAGTCCCAGCTTACGACTCAGCCTGGGGTCTCCTCTCAAGGGCAAATGGTGCAAGTCCAGGCAGGGGGTCAGACTGTCCTGTCCCGACCTATGAATCAAGGACAGCGAGGGATAACACCTCCTAAACAGATGATGCCTCCACAGGGGCAAGGGATGATGCAGGGACAAGGACAGCTTAGTGGGGGACCAGGTCACCAAGCATTACTGctgcaacaacagcagcagcagcagcagcaacaacagcagcaacagcaacaacCAGGTCAACAACCGCAACAACAGCAGcttcaacaacaacagcagcaacagcaggcatcacagcaacaacagcaacaaaatgttatgatggaacagATGGTAGCCAACCAAATGCAGGGTAACAAGCAAGCATTCGGGCCCAAAGGCCAACCAGGAGTGATGCAGGGTCCGATGATGCGAGGTCCATCGCCTAATCTGCCAGGCAACATGGTTCAATTCCAGTCTCAGCAGCAGATGACGCCGCAGCAACAGCAGCAAATTGCTCAattgcagcaacagcagcagttgcagcagcaacaacaacagcagctgcagcagcagcagcaacaacaacagcagcagcttcagttGCAGCATCAGCAGCCACAGCAACAGCAATTACAACAGCAACAGttacagcagcagcatcagcaacaAATGGCGCAACAGTCCCAACAGATCCCAATAAACGGTAACCCCAACCAAGCTTTAGGCATGCATGGGCCTCAGATGCGGCTTCCAGGTCATCATCTAGTGCAACAGCAGCTTCAGCAGCAACAGCTTCAGcagaaacaacagcagcagcaacagcatcaACAGCAGCAACATGTGATGCAGCAGttgcagcaacaacagcagcagcaacagcaacaacagcaggCTGGCCAGCCACACCCACATCAGCTAGGAGATGGCAGCGGGAGCACAGGTGACCTCAGCCAACAGCAGATGCTTCCGGACATGCAGCAGCAAGGTATGATGGGAGGACCTCAGCACATGCAGGTGGGCAACGGCCACTTCCCCGGTCACGGTATGCCCTTCAATCCTCAGTTTAGTGGCCAGATGCAGATGGGTGGACCCTGTGGGCAAGCTGGTGGTTTCCCGGTGAACAAAGACGTAACTCTGACTAGCCCGCTGTTAGTTAACCTCCTGCAGAGCGATATTTCTGCCGGACAGTTTGGGCCAGGCGGGAAACAGGGAGCAGGTGGGGTCGGTGCTAACCAGGCGAAACCGAAAAAGAAGAAACCACCTCGTAAGAAGAAGCCTAAAGCAGGGGAAGGACCGCAGTCTGCTGATGGAATGGG TGGCCTGGATTCAGTATCGCAAGGAATGGATGACGTAGACTTGCCAGGACTAGGAAGTGAGCAAGGAGTCGGCATGGATTCTTCCACTCCTTCAAAACTCCCTGAATTCACCAGCCGCCCAG GTTTCTCAGGGCAGTCAGGAGATCAAAGGGTATTGCAGCAAATGCCAATTCAGTTCAtggcacaacagcagcagcagatgcagcaaatgcagcagcaacaactgcagcaacaacagcagttacagcagcagcaaatgcagcagcaacaacaaatGCAACAGCAGCAACAAATGCAACAACAACAGATGCATATGCAGGGGATGCAGATTCCTGTAAGTCAACCTGGAACACCACAAAGTTCACAAGGTCAACATCAGGTTCATCCTCATCAGTTGCAGCTCCAACAACAGCAGCCACCTCAgcacctgcagcagcagcaacaacccCCAACatcacaacaacagcagcagcagcacatgaTGATGATGCTCAAAATGCAGCATGAACAAGCAAAGAACCGACTTCCCCTCCAACAAGGTGGCCACCCCCAAAGAAGTCTCGTCAATCCTAACGACCCTGCTCAGAGATTGCCTGTGTCGCAACAAGGCAACATGCCAGTAATGATTCACCTTCAAGGACATGGAGGTGTTCCTCCCTCTCCAGATAAAGCCAGAGGGATGCCTATCGTGAACCCCCAGTTGGGTGGTCCAGCAAGAAGGATGCCCCATCCAGATGTTGGACAAGTGAACCCAGGAATGCCACAAGATGATACACCAGGAGCTCCTAATTTGCAAGACAGAGCATCAATGGAAATGGCATCTCAAGCAGGAAATGGCGGCCCTCAAAATATTGGCAACCAAGGTCCCAATGCACACTTGTTGAAGTCTGTGCCTTCATCTTTACCTCAGCAACCAGGAGCAAGTCCACAACAGCAGCCTCCACAAGTAACGTCAATGGCTAGCTCACATAATCTTCACTTTCCCAGTGCTCCTTCAAGTTCCCAGAGTTCCCGCCCCAAGACACCAAACCGTGCCAGTCCCAGACCATATCACCATCCACTAACTCCAACCAACCGTCCTCCCAGCACTGAGCCTTCAGAGATCAATCTCTCTCCTGAGAGGTTGAACGCGTCAATTGCTGGTCTTTTTCCCCCTAAGATTAACATCCCTCTGCCACCCAGGCAGCTTAATCAGAACCGAGGTTTTGATCAGCAAGGTCTGAACCCAACAACCCTAAAAGCTATTGGACAAGCGCCACCAGGATTAACATCACTTACTAACAACAATAATTCTAGCGGGAATAACAATGTTCAGCAGGTTTTTACTTCAGGTAACATGCCAGGTACGGGTGGAAAGCAAGATAAACAGCCTGGTGCGGTACAGGCAAAACGGGCCAGTCCCAGTAATAGTCGTCGATCTAGCCCTGCCTCAAATAGGAAAGCTGCCACTCCAAGTCCAGGGAGGCAAAAGGGCACCAAGAACTCTCTGACCTCTCCTCCACATCAGCAACAAATGGCAAGTTTCCAAGCTGTAATGTCCAGTTCTTCTGTTCTCTCAAGTCCCACAGCATCGATGCCCCCTGGAGTGGCAATCGATTCCCAACAGAGTCTGAATCCTCTACAAACTCTCCCTACAAACGCTGAAATAATGAGGGAAGGCCAGGTACAGGTACCAccacaacaaacagagcagcgtcAAATAGTCCAAGCTCCAAGAGATCCATTTGCCCACAGAATGGCAAGCCCACGGATGCCGTCTCAGGAGCCGCCAAAAAGTCAAGAGAACAGCAATGCACTTGAGCAACAACCTGAGGAGATGCATCAGCCTCAGAATACTGCACAACAGGAGCATGGCACTGTGGTGTCACCTGCTTTCAGAGATGCCCCAACCTCCCTCAATCAATTGTTGGACAATGCAAACCTACCATCCTTGCCTCCTTCCATGAAACCACCCAGGGTTTCTCCCCAAGCAAGTGGAGAGCTAGTTCAGAAGGAGAGCCCTCGACCTCCATCAGTAGATCAAGAAAGTCAGCGTAACCCTAGTACCCCACAAAGCACTGATGGAGGGCCGCATCCATTGCCAGGGAACGAGCCTGAGCAGAAACCCAGGGTTGGGTCAATGCCAAGCCCAAATTTGGTGgcaagcagcagcagtagtacaAACCTTCCATCGTCTTGTGCTGTATCAAGTATCAGTCCAAGTCCAGCGTTGCTTTCTAGCACCACTACTTCAACTGCTGGCTTGCATATTAGTTCTTCTTCGAGTTCAAACCCAAACACTAAACCTATTGTAAGTATGCCACAAACAGTCTTGCAGAGGCCCACCTCATCAGGACCTACTCAGCCGAGTCAAATAACGGTTTTCGTGACGTCAAATGCCATTAGTTCTGCTGCTAGTACTGTGTCTGCTGTACCGCCTGGCATTGTCTCCACTGTCCTTGCAGTCCCCAGTAAGAACATAAGACCCCCGGAGGTGCGTCAGCCAGTTTCTGCTCAAAACCGCCCCCCACAATTTATCACAACACCTGTGTTCATCAACCCTATATTCCAAGTCCCTGCTTCTTCAGTACCCTCAAGCACTAATGTGGTGTCTCAACCTGTCATGGTTGGACCCATACAGATGTCCGCAAATATTCAACTTGCTCATGCTCCCATTTCAGCTTCGGCATCAGTGCCCGCATCTGTTTCAATGGCAACACATTCTCCTGCTGTAAGCATAGCCACTAGTCAGCCAGGCCGTACCATGATTGGCCAGATTCAGGTGCAAGTGCCAGCAAGTCAGGCTTCCCCTGTAAGTACGGTACTCCCACCTCCCCAGCAAAGTCCGGGAGCTTCAAAGCAAGAGAGCAGTAATTCCGATGTGTCAAAATCAAGCCCTGTTGGACAACAATCTCTCCCGCCTTCTTCATCCCCATGTACATCCCCACCTTTCCAACAGCCCCTGACTTCTCCAGCTGCCTGCTCTAGCCCAGGCGTTACATCTGCAGTTGCCCGTAGGAGTCCCCTCTCACCAGCAACTGCGGTTAAGAGTCCGCTTCAGCCAGTCTTGAACAAACCGGAAAACCACCAGATGCAACAGCAGAGTATAGGCCAGGCAGGTAAAACTATAGATGTGACGCCACCTCAAGCAGTGACTCCTCGTGTGGTTACAAGTGAAGCTCCTCCCTGCCCCCAGCCCTCTTCCATACCCGTCTCATCTGCACCAGTAGCGCATCAGCCATTAGCAGCACCACTACCCCCGGTTTCCACCTCTGCACCCACCCAAGTTCCTATACCTACACCTGTTCCTATACCAGTGTCCTTATCATCTAGTCCTGCAGCTAACCCTTCCATTGTTACCCCCAGTCCTACTGTAGTAGCTCAAGCCAGTCCTGTTACCACTTCCCCACCCTCCACTAGCATGCCTGCGCCATCGCTTCCTCCCCCTGCTTCTGTGCCTGTAGTGGCATCTTCACCACTACCACCTGTGGAACAACAGCCGAGTGCAGTAACGGAGACCAGCTTGCCTGGGCCAACGCAAACTGTGGAACCTGCTGCAGAAGCTCCAAGTCTTCCAG AACAGCCAGCTGCCCCACAGGAAGAACAGCGTTCAG gaGAGGCAGCTCCCTCTGTGGCAGAGCAGGG GGATACGAGGGCCAGCGCCGAGAAGGCGAAAGGCCCCAGCCGGCGGAGCTCGCGGGCGGAGAAGGACCCCGAGGAGGAGATGGCTGATAACGGTCAGAGAAAGAGGGCGGTCAGACCCGGGTCAGCGTCGTCCAACGCAGGGAAAGCTGCAG AATCGAACACTGGAGCCAGTCCCACGCAGGCCAAGCGAAGGAAGTCGAAGTGA